The DNA segment TACTGAACGGAGGGCAATAAAAGCAAGCTGGCGCGAATTTTCCATATTAGTAGCTAGTGACTAGTGACTAGTGACTAGTGATTGGAGTGATTAGCTAGCAGTTCTATATGTAATAACTACAGAAACTAGGCTATGGATGAAGCTTTTGCAATCATGGCTTCAGGTTGTAAAAGTTGTTTGGGCGGTTGTTTTAAATCCCAGACGATACCTAACCACGACAGAATAACCAAAATGTAGTAACTAATGTCAATTTCCCACCAAAAGAACCCTTGACAAGCTGCGAGAGGATAACGGTGGTGATTGTTGTGCCAGCCTTCGCCTAAAGTAATGATTGCTAACCACAATGAGTTTTTACTTGATTCTCCGGTGTCATAGCGTTTACTACCGAATACATGACATAAAGAATTAATGGCAAAGGTGGTGTGGTAGAGAACCACTGTACTGACAAAGAAGCCCCAAAATAGTCCTAGCCAGCCGTAAGTTAGGTAACAGACAACCGCAAGTAGGATAGGGGGTGCAAAGTGATATTTTTCTAACCAAAGTAGTTCAGGGTAACGAGTTAAATCTTTGACTAATTTCTCGTTATAGTCGTCATATTCTGGAGACAATATCCAGCCTACATGTGACCAGTAAAAACCTTGCTTTTCAGCTGAATGAATATCTTCGTCTGTGTCAGAATACTTGTGATGATGACGGTGTTGTGCAGCCCACCAAACTGGACCTCTTTGTCCAGCAGTTACACCTAAAAATCCTAGCAAAAATTGAAACAGACGACTAGTTTTATAGGCACGATGCGAGAAATAGCGATGATAGCCGCCAGTAATGCCAAATTTGCGAACGAGAAATAGTACAACACACATCGAGATTGCTACTGAGTCTACACCCAGCCAAAAGACTGCTAGGCAAGCAAGATGAATACCAATGAAGGGTAAAGCTGCATAATTAAATTTTGAGCGATCGAGCATACAGAAGTTTCCTGTTTGGATTGCAGACAGCACGTATCCTCAAGCCACCATGACAACTTATCAAAATTGACAGAATTTAGCTATATGTGATACGTTTTGTCAATTGATAATCTTACAATCCATAGGCTTCTTTGTACCTATATAGTATGGCAGCTTATCTGTCTGTATGTTTAACTAGGCAATCTGTAGTAAATACTAAATTACTCAGTAAACATCTCAGCTAAGGTATTAAGAACTGCCTGTTGTGCTTCTGAGCTAATCTGCCCTAAATATTTGACCAAACGGGTTTTATCAACAGTACGAATTTGATCGAGAACAATCTGTTCATCTTTGTCTTGAAACTGACACGCTACACGCGTAGGATAACACTGACCTTTTGTTCTCATCGGAGCAACAATGACAGTAGCGATATGCCTATTCATCTCGTCAGGTGATATGACTAGACAAGGTCTTGTTTTCTGAATTTCACTACCGACAGTAGGATCAAGAGTTATAAGGAAAACATCAAAACGCCTGACTACCATTCCCACTCGGCTTGATCCCACTCAGTGGTACTAGCATCGTCTAATAATGTATCATCCTTCCGCTCTGCCATTGCTGCAAACGCCTCATCCCAACTCTTTCGCCGCGATACTGCACGAATTACTAGATAACCATCCTGACGTTCGATTTCTACATCTGTGGAAATTCCACTTTGCTCTAACAGAGTTTTGGGAATGCGAATTCCTTGAGAGTTGCCAATTCTTACTATGCGAGCTTTAATAGCTGTTCCCATACATTGTCTTGGATGGAATTACATTGTACTTACATAATAAGGCTTCGTTGTGAAATTGCAAAATATTGCAAAATTGATGGCTAAAGTACAAGTCAAACCAACTCTCATGTATCGTTGGGTAAAGATAGTTCTGCATCAATGCTCCTTCGCTCATGACATCAGTGACACCGCAAGCCAAGCACAAAAAAGCTAAAGCATTAAAATCATCGAGTCGTCGCCCTGCAAAAGAACTTTGTAGCGAGTGTGGGCTGTGTGATACATATTATATTCACTATGTCAAGGAAGCGTGTGCATTTCTTAATCAACAGATTGCGGAATTAGAGATGCGATCGCACACTCGCGCCCGCGATTTAGATAATCCCGATGAACTTTACTTTGGCGTTCATCAAACTATGATGGCGGCGCGCAAAACTGAACCAATTCCAGGGGCACAGTGGACAGGAATTGTCAGTTCAATTGCCATAGAAATGCTCAATCGCAGCATAGTTGAAGGCGTCGTTTGCGTTCAAAACACCAAAGAAGATCGCTTTCAACCGATGCCAATTATTGCCCGTACTCCAGAAGAGATTTTAGCAGCACGGGTGAATAAACCAACATTATCGCCGAATCTTTCAATCCTCGAACAAGTAGAACAATCGGGGATGAAGCGGTTGTTAGTTATTGGTGTAGGATGTCAAATTCAAGCTTTACGGGCAGTAGAGAAGCAATTAGGGTTAGAGAAACTGTATGTGTTGGGAACTCCTTGTGTAGACAATGTGACGCGGGCTGGGCTACAGAAATTTTTGGAAACAACGAGTCGTTCTCCTGATACAGTCGTGCATTATGAGTTCATGCAAGATTTCCGCGTCCACTTCAAGCATGAGGATGGTTCAGAGGAAACAGTACCTTTCTTTGGTTTAAAGACGAATCAACTCAAAGATGTGTTTGCACCTTCTTGTATGAGTTGCTTTGATTATGTAAATTCGCTTGCTGATTTGGTCGTGGGCTACATGGGTGCACCATTTGGTTGGCAATGGCTTGTGGTACGGAATGATCGCGGACAAGAAATGCTGGATTTAGTTCAAGATCAGCTAGAAGTGCAACCTGTGATGTCAAAAGGCGATCGCACCGCAGCAGTGCAACAAAGTATCCCTGCCTACGACAAAGGCGTTACACTACCGATGTGGGCTGCCAAACTCATGGGTGTCGTGATTGAAAAAATTGGTCCTAAAGGCTTGGAATACGCCCGATTTTCGATTGATTCGCACTTCACTCGCAATTATCTCTATGTCAAACGCCATTATCCTGAAAAGTTAGCTGCGCACTTACCAGAATTTGCCAAGCGAATTGTTAATCAATATAAATTACCAGAACCTTAATTGCTAAAGTAATTACGTCACTACTGGTACTTTAAGTAATTCAAACATTTGTTACAGAGAATAATTGAGTTACAAAGATATCAATAAAATTGAGCTGACACATAAGTAGCATCAATATTTTATTGATATGTTGAGTGTTAGACAATGCTTTAAAAGTGTAATATTGCTATCATTTACTACAATTTTTTTATTGAGTAATACAGCAAGTGCCAATACAAAGCCTCAAGCGTTACGTTCTGGCATTAAAGTACGCAATGTTATGTATACGCTAGCGGCATCTCCTTCAGTGCGGATTGCTAAAGATCCTAGAAGTAATCATCTTTACTATTTAAAGCGAAATGGTGAAATTTATCGCGTTAATCTAGCGACTTCTCAAAGTCAATTGGTTTATAGCCGTAAAGATCATCAATTAACTAATACTCAAGGAATGGCAATTGGACCAGATGGTGCTATTTACTTAGTAGGAAATACAAATTTAACTAATAGTTTGACAAAAGCAACAATTGTTAAAGGAGTGATGAATTCTAGTACAAGCGATCGCTTCTGGTCTATTCTAGCTGAAACAGCAGGATATCCTAAAAGCAATACAGCCTACGATCATGGCTTCAATGGTATTGTTGTGAGTTCTGGAAATAAATATATTTATGTCAACAGTGGTTCTCGGACTGATCATGGAGAAATCCAATCTGCTAATGGACAATTTCCTAACACTCGCGAAGTAGGATTAACAACTTGTATCTTTCGCTTACCTACAAATGGTAAAAATATTTTTCTGCCAAATAATCGACAACTATTAAAGTCAAGAGGCTATGTTTTTGCCGAAGGTATTCGCAATACGTTTGACATGGCTTTTGCACCTAACGGGCATTTATTCGGCGCAGAAAATGGTCCTGATCGCGATATGCCAGAAGAATTAAATTGGCTGCGTCAAGGTCGTCATTATGGTTTTCCTTGGCGTATAGGTGGAGCAAATAATCCTCAGCAATATCCTGGTTATAATCCTACTCAAGATCGGCTATTAAATCCTCTGTTTCATGCAGTTAAGCAAGGTTTTTATCGCAACGATCCGACTTTTCCTAAAAAACCTAATATAACCTTGACAGAACCAATTCCTAATTTTGGTCCTCATGCTGATAGTTTTCGCGATCCTCAAGATGGACTCGTTAAAGATGCTAGTAATCTAGGAAGATCTCTGAGTACTTTCACAGCACATCGTTCTCCTTTAGGATTAGTCTTCGATACTCAAAAAGCATTAA comes from the Gloeocapsopsis sp. IPPAS B-1203 genome and includes:
- a CDS encoding acyl-CoA desaturase, producing MLSAIQTGNFCMLDRSKFNYAALPFIGIHLACLAVFWLGVDSVAISMCVVLFLVRKFGITGGYHRYFSHRAYKTSRLFQFLLGFLGVTAGQRGPVWWAAQHRHHHKYSDTDEDIHSAEKQGFYWSHVGWILSPEYDDYNEKLVKDLTRYPELLWLEKYHFAPPILLAVVCYLTYGWLGLFWGFFVSTVVLYHTTFAINSLCHVFGSKRYDTGESSKNSLWLAIITLGEGWHNNHHRYPLAACQGFFWWEIDISYYILVILSWLGIVWDLKQPPKQLLQPEAMIAKASSIA
- a CDS encoding type II toxin-antitoxin system PemK/MazF family toxin; its protein translation is MVVRRFDVFLITLDPTVGSEIQKTRPCLVISPDEMNRHIATVIVAPMRTKGQCYPTRVACQFQDKDEQIVLDQIRTVDKTRLVKYLGQISSEAQQAVLNTLAEMFTE
- a CDS encoding AbrB/MazE/SpoVT family DNA-binding domain-containing protein yields the protein MGTAIKARIVRIGNSQGIRIPKTLLEQSGISTDVEIERQDGYLVIRAVSRRKSWDEAFAAMAERKDDTLLDDASTTEWDQAEWEW
- a CDS encoding Coenzyme F420 hydrogenase/dehydrogenase, beta subunit C-terminal domain, with translation MTSVTPQAKHKKAKALKSSSRRPAKELCSECGLCDTYYIHYVKEACAFLNQQIAELEMRSHTRARDLDNPDELYFGVHQTMMAARKTEPIPGAQWTGIVSSIAIEMLNRSIVEGVVCVQNTKEDRFQPMPIIARTPEEILAARVNKPTLSPNLSILEQVEQSGMKRLLVIGVGCQIQALRAVEKQLGLEKLYVLGTPCVDNVTRAGLQKFLETTSRSPDTVVHYEFMQDFRVHFKHEDGSEETVPFFGLKTNQLKDVFAPSCMSCFDYVNSLADLVVGYMGAPFGWQWLVVRNDRGQEMLDLVQDQLEVQPVMSKGDRTAAVQQSIPAYDKGVTLPMWAAKLMGVVIEKIGPKGLEYARFSIDSHFTRNYLYVKRHYPEKLAAHLPEFAKRIVNQYKLPEP
- a CDS encoding PQQ-dependent sugar dehydrogenase, coding for MSNTASANTKPQALRSGIKVRNVMYTLAASPSVRIAKDPRSNHLYYLKRNGEIYRVNLATSQSQLVYSRKDHQLTNTQGMAIGPDGAIYLVGNTNLTNSLTKATIVKGVMNSSTSDRFWSILAETAGYPKSNTAYDHGFNGIVVSSGNKYIYVNSGSRTDHGEIQSANGQFPNTREVGLTTCIFRLPTNGKNIFLPNNRQLLKSRGYVFAEGIRNTFDMAFAPNGHLFGAENGPDRDMPEELNWLRQGRHYGFPWRIGGANNPQQYPGYNPTQDRLLNPLFHAVKQGFYRNDPTFPKKPNITLTEPIPNFGPHADSFRDPQDGLVKDASNLGRSLSTFTAHRSPLGLVFDTQKALSSEFQGDGFLLSWTKGNSNGDSRRGPFRDPSEDLLHLKLTKVGSTNYRLNARRIVRSFRQPIDAEIIGNKIYVLEFGGSQGIWEITLPVKR